One Phocaeicola dorei genomic region harbors:
- a CDS encoding putative transporter — protein sequence MDWLQNLLFDENSIAHIVLLYSFVIAVGVLLGKIKFFGVSLGVTFVLFTGIVCGHFGLTGNTQILTFLQDFGLILFVFCIGLQVGPSFFSSFKKGGIAMNLVAMGIVALNIAVAVALYYGLNGRIELPMMVGILCGAVTNTPGLGAANEALSQLNYNGPQIAMGYACAYPLGVLGIIGSIIAIRYICQINLKKEEEDIAKEEAANPHLTPRMMHLEVHNEALAGKTLLQVRDFMGRDFVCSRILQNGHVSIPNRDTVFHLGDQLFVVCAEDDAEAIIAFIGPKIEVDWEKQDTPMVSRRILITQPKMNGKQLGEFHFSSMYGVNVTRVNRSGMDIFASRNLTLQVGDRVMVVGPQDAVERVANLMGNSLKRLDHPNIVTIFVGIFLGIFFGSLPIAFPGIPTPVKLGLAGGPLIVSILIGRFGYKLKLVTYTTMSANLMLREIGIALFLASVGIKAGANFVNTVVDGDGLLYVGCGFLITVIPLLIMGAVARWHYKMNYFMLMGLIAGSNTDPPALAYSNQTAGNNAPAVGYSTVYPVSMFLRILTAQLLILILAS from the coding sequence ATGGACTGGTTACAAAATCTATTATTTGATGAAAACTCAATAGCGCATATCGTGCTGCTTTATTCTTTTGTGATTGCAGTAGGAGTGTTGCTGGGAAAAATTAAATTTTTCGGAGTATCGTTAGGTGTTACTTTTGTTTTGTTTACCGGTATTGTCTGCGGACATTTCGGTTTAACGGGGAATACACAGATACTTACATTTTTACAGGATTTCGGACTAATATTGTTCGTGTTCTGTATCGGACTTCAGGTAGGTCCTTCTTTTTTCTCTTCCTTCAAGAAAGGAGGGATTGCAATGAATCTAGTAGCAATGGGGATTGTCGCATTGAATATTGCTGTGGCTGTGGCTTTGTATTATGGCTTGAACGGCCGGATAGAGCTGCCTATGATGGTGGGTATTCTTTGTGGTGCAGTAACGAACACGCCGGGACTGGGTGCTGCCAACGAAGCGTTGAGCCAGCTGAATTACAATGGCCCGCAGATAGCGATGGGATATGCGTGCGCTTATCCATTGGGAGTGCTGGGTATCATTGGTTCTATTATTGCTATCCGCTACATTTGCCAGATTAATTTGAAAAAGGAGGAAGAGGATATCGCTAAAGAAGAAGCTGCAAATCCTCATCTGACTCCTCGTATGATGCACCTGGAAGTTCATAATGAGGCATTGGCAGGAAAAACGTTGCTTCAGGTCAGAGACTTCATGGGGCGTGATTTTGTTTGTTCACGTATTTTGCAGAACGGTCATGTCAGTATTCCTAATCGTGATACTGTTTTCCATCTTGGTGATCAGTTGTTTGTGGTTTGTGCAGAGGATGATGCGGAAGCCATTATTGCTTTTATCGGTCCTAAAATTGAAGTGGATTGGGAAAAGCAGGATACTCCGATGGTATCCCGCCGTATTTTGATTACACAACCTAAAATGAATGGTAAGCAATTGGGGGAATTTCATTTCAGTAGTATGTATGGTGTGAATGTGACTCGTGTCAACCGTTCAGGTATGGATATCTTCGCTTCACGTAACTTAACCTTGCAGGTAGGTGACCGTGTAATGGTGGTAGGTCCTCAGGATGCGGTGGAACGTGTTGCCAATTTGATGGGTAACTCATTGAAACGTTTGGATCATCCTAATATCGTGACTATTTTTGTGGGTATCTTCTTGGGGATTTTCTTTGGTAGTCTGCCTATTGCATTTCCAGGTATTCCTACTCCGGTAAAATTGGGTTTGGCCGGTGGTCCGTTGATTGTATCTATTTTGATAGGTCGTTTCGGATATAAATTGAAATTGGTGACTTATACCACTATGAGTGCCAATTTGATGTTGCGTGAAATTGGTATTGCTTTGTTCCTTGCCAGTGTGGGGATAAAGGCTGGTGCGAATTTTGTGAATACGGTTGTCGATGGAGATGGTCTGTTGTATGTGGGTTGTGGTTTCCTCATTACAGTTATACCTTTATTAATAATGGGAGCGGTTGCACGCTGGCATTACAAGATGAATTATTTCATGTTGATGGGGCTTATTGCAGGTAGTAACACAGATCCCCCCGCATTGGCGTATTCTAATCAGACAGCAGGTAATAATGCTCCGGCGGTAGGTTATTCTACTGTGTATCCGGTATCCATGTTCCTTCGTATTCTGACTGCCCAATTATTGATATTAATATTGGCAAGTTGA
- the mutA gene encoding methylmalonyl-CoA mutase small subunit, translating into MADSKEKLFSDFPAVSTEQWMEKITADLKGADFEKKLVWRTNEGFKVKPFYRQEDLEGLKTTEGLPGEFPYVRGTKKNDNTWFVRQEIKVECPKEANAKALDILNKGVDSLGFYVKKKDLSPEYIETLLNDICAECIELNFSTCQGHTVELAKLLVAYFQKKEYDLTKLQGSVNYDPMGKMMVKGKDLSNFITTAKELVEVLAPLPKFRCICVNAIELNNAGSYISQELGYALAWGNEYLSKLVEAGVPAALVAKKIKFNFGISSNYFLEIAKFRAARMLWADIVKEYHPQCNCQPECPNKAEDGTCFCACKMVAHAETSTFNLTLFDAHVNLLRTQTEAMSAALAGVNSITVTPFDKTYETPDDFSERIARNQQLLLKEECHFNKVVDPAAGSYFIENLTISIATQAWELFLKVEDEGGMLEAVKAGKVQEAINASNKARHDSVSKRKEILLGTNQYPNFNEKAGEKAPVEAKCCCGGNHDNCEKPFATLNFDRAASQFEALRLQTEKSGKRPKAFMLTIGNLAMRQARAQFSCNFLACAGYEVIDNLGFPTVEAGVEAAMKAGADIVVICSSDDEYAEYAIPAFKALDGRAIFIVAGAPACMEELKAAGIENFIHVRVNVLDTLKEYNAKLGIK; encoded by the coding sequence ATGGCAGATAGTAAAGAGAAACTCTTTTCGGACTTCCCAGCCGTTTCTACGGAACAGTGGATGGAAAAGATTACAGCAGACTTGAAAGGCGCTGATTTTGAAAAGAAATTGGTTTGGAGAACCAACGAAGGTTTTAAAGTAAAACCATTTTATCGCCAGGAAGATCTGGAAGGTTTGAAAACAACCGAAGGACTACCCGGAGAATTCCCCTATGTAAGAGGCACGAAGAAAAACGACAATACTTGGTTCGTGCGTCAGGAAATCAAAGTAGAGTGTCCTAAAGAAGCCAATGCTAAAGCACTGGATATTTTGAACAAAGGTGTTGACTCATTGGGATTCTACGTAAAGAAGAAAGATCTCAGTCCTGAATATATCGAAACATTATTGAATGATATCTGTGCGGAATGCATTGAGTTAAACTTCTCCACTTGTCAAGGACATACGGTGGAATTAGCCAAATTGTTGGTTGCTTACTTCCAAAAGAAAGAATACGACCTGACCAAATTGCAAGGCTCCGTCAACTATGACCCTATGGGTAAAATGATGGTAAAAGGCAAAGACCTTAGCAATTTCATCACTACCGCCAAAGAATTGGTAGAAGTACTGGCTCCGCTACCTAAATTCCGTTGTATCTGTGTCAATGCGATAGAACTGAACAATGCCGGATCTTATATTTCACAAGAACTGGGATATGCATTGGCTTGGGGTAACGAATATCTGAGCAAACTGGTAGAAGCAGGAGTTCCTGCTGCACTGGTTGCCAAGAAAATAAAATTCAATTTCGGCATCAGTTCCAACTATTTTCTGGAAATTGCCAAGTTCCGCGCAGCACGTATGTTATGGGCGGACATCGTAAAAGAATATCATCCTCAATGCAACTGCCAACCCGAATGTCCGAACAAAGCGGAAGACGGCACTTGTTTCTGTGCCTGCAAAATGGTGGCACATGCTGAAACATCCACTTTCAACCTGACTTTGTTTGACGCACATGTAAACCTGCTCCGCACTCAAACCGAAGCGATGAGTGCCGCCTTGGCAGGAGTCAACTCCATCACTGTAACCCCGTTTGACAAGACTTACGAAACTCCGGACGACTTCTCTGAACGTATCGCCCGTAACCAACAGTTATTGCTAAAAGAAGAATGTCATTTCAACAAAGTAGTTGACCCCGCCGCGGGTTCTTACTTTATTGAAAATTTAACAATTTCTATTGCCACACAGGCATGGGAGTTATTCTTGAAAGTGGAAGACGAAGGAGGAATGCTGGAAGCAGTCAAAGCAGGAAAAGTACAGGAAGCGATCAACGCAAGCAACAAGGCCCGCCACGACTCCGTTTCAAAACGCAAAGAAATTTTACTGGGTACCAACCAATATCCTAACTTCAATGAAAAAGCAGGCGAAAAGGCTCCTGTAGAAGCCAAATGTTGTTGTGGAGGCAATCATGACAACTGTGAAAAACCGTTTGCCACATTAAACTTCGACCGTGCTGCCAGCCAGTTTGAAGCACTTCGTTTGCAGACAGAGAAATCCGGCAAACGCCCGAAAGCATTTATGCTAACTATCGGTAATCTGGCCATGCGCCAAGCACGTGCCCAATTCTCATGCAACTTCTTGGCTTGTGCCGGTTACGAAGTAATCGACAATTTGGGCTTCCCCACAGTAGAGGCCGGTGTCGAAGCAGCTATGAAAGCCGGTGCAGACATCGTAGTTATCTGTTCCAGCGATGATGAATACGCAGAATATGCTATTCCTGCATTCAAGGCATTAGATGGAAGAGCCATCTTCATTGTTGCAGGTGCTCCTGCTTGTATGGAAGAGCTGAAAGCCGCAGGCATCGAAAACTTTATCCATGTACGTGTTAACGTATTGGACACATTGAAAGAATACAACGCTAAGTTAGGAATTAAGTAA
- the scpA gene encoding methylmalonyl-CoA mutase — MKPNFKNIDIYAGFQPQNGMEWQKENGITADWKTPEHINVKPVYTKEDLEGMEHLNYVAGIPPYLRGPYSMMYTFRPWTIRQYAGFSTAEESNAFYRRNLASGQKGLSVAFDLPTHRGYDPDHERVVGDVGKAGVSICSLENMKVLFDGIPLNKMSVSMTMNGAVLPIMAFYINAGLEQGAKLEEMAGTIQNDILKEFMVRNTYIYPPAFSMKIISDIFEYTSQKMPKFNSISISGYHMQEAGATADIELAYTLADGLEYLRAGVAAGIDIDAFAPRLSFFWAIGMNHFMEIAKMRAARMLWAKIVKQFNPKNPKSLALRTHSQTSGWSLTEQDPFNNVGRTCIEAMAAALGHTQSLHTNALDEAIALPTDFSARIARNTQIYIQEETYVCKNVDPWGGSYYVESLTNELAHKAWEHIQEIESLGGMAKAIETGVPKMRIEEAAARTQARIDSGAQTIVGTNRYRLEKEDPIDILEVDNTAVRLEQIENLKRLKEGRNQAEVDKALAAITECVKTGKGNLLELAVEAAHVRATLGEISDACETIVGRYKAVIRTISGVYSSESKKDTDFAKACELTEEFAKKEGRRPRIMIAKMGQDGHDRGAKVVATGYADCGFDVDMGPLFQTPAEAARDAVENDVHVVGVSSLAAGHKTLIPQIIEELKKLGREDILVIAGGVIPAQDYDFLYKAGVVAIFGPGTSVAKAAVQIMNILLDEEE; from the coding sequence ATGAAACCGAATTTTAAAAATATAGATATATATGCCGGATTCCAACCTCAGAATGGTATGGAGTGGCAAAAAGAAAACGGCATCACCGCCGACTGGAAAACGCCGGAACACATTAATGTGAAGCCTGTTTACACTAAAGAAGATTTGGAAGGCATGGAGCACTTGAACTATGTAGCAGGTATTCCTCCTTATCTTCGCGGCCCGTACTCCATGATGTACACTTTCCGTCCTTGGACTATCCGCCAGTACGCAGGTTTCTCCACTGCCGAAGAAAGCAACGCATTCTATCGCCGTAATTTGGCATCAGGTCAGAAAGGCTTGTCTGTCGCATTCGACCTTCCGACACACCGCGGCTATGACCCCGACCATGAACGTGTAGTAGGTGACGTAGGTAAGGCAGGTGTGTCTATTTGCTCATTGGAAAATATGAAAGTTTTGTTCGATGGTATTCCTTTGAATAAGATGTCTGTTTCCATGACCATGAACGGTGCCGTACTTCCCATCATGGCATTCTACATCAATGCAGGTTTGGAACAGGGAGCTAAATTGGAAGAAATGGCCGGAACCATCCAGAATGATATCTTAAAAGAGTTTATGGTGCGTAACACATATATTTATCCACCTGCCTTTTCCATGAAGATCATCTCTGACATATTTGAATATACCTCACAAAAAATGCCTAAGTTCAATTCTATCTCCATCTCGGGCTACCACATGCAGGAAGCAGGTGCCACAGCAGATATTGAATTGGCTTATACACTGGCTGACGGTTTGGAATATCTTCGGGCCGGAGTCGCTGCAGGTATAGACATCGACGCATTCGCTCCACGTCTGTCATTCTTCTGGGCTATCGGCATGAATCATTTTATGGAAATTGCCAAAATGCGCGCAGCACGTATGTTGTGGGCCAAAATTGTCAAACAGTTCAACCCGAAGAATCCGAAATCACTGGCATTGCGTACCCATTCCCAGACTTCGGGCTGGTCATTGACAGAGCAAGATCCATTCAACAATGTAGGTCGTACTTGTATTGAAGCTATGGCAGCAGCATTGGGACACACCCAGTCACTGCACACCAACGCGTTGGATGAAGCAATTGCATTGCCCACCGACTTCTCTGCACGTATCGCACGTAATACTCAGATTTATATTCAGGAAGAAACATATGTTTGCAAGAACGTTGACCCATGGGGTGGTTCTTACTATGTAGAATCTTTAACTAACGAATTGGCTCACAAGGCTTGGGAACATATTCAGGAAATTGAAAGCTTGGGCGGTATGGCGAAAGCTATCGAAACCGGAGTACCCAAAATGCGTATTGAAGAAGCTGCGGCACGTACTCAGGCCCGTATCGACTCCGGTGCCCAGACAATTGTCGGCACCAACAGATATCGTTTGGAAAAAGAGGATCCTATCGATATCCTTGAAGTAGACAATACAGCTGTGCGTTTGGAACAAATTGAAAATCTGAAGCGTTTGAAAGAAGGCCGCAATCAAGCAGAAGTAGACAAAGCTTTGGCAGCCATCACCGAATGTGTAAAGACAGGTAAAGGCAATTTGCTGGAACTGGCTGTAGAGGCGGCTCATGTCCGTGCTACCTTGGGCGAGATTTCGGATGCTTGTGAAACAATTGTAGGACGTTATAAAGCAGTAATCAGAACTATATCAGGCGTGTACTCATCAGAAAGTAAAAAGGATACAGACTTCGCAAAAGCTTGCGAACTGACCGAAGAATTTGCAAAGAAGGAAGGCCGCCGTCCGCGTATCATGATTGCCAAGATGGGACAGGACGGACACGACCGTGGTGCAAAAGTAGTTGCAACAGGTTATGCCGACTGTGGTTTCGACGTAGATATGGGACCGTTGTTCCAAACTCCTGCCGAAGCTGCTCGTGACGCAGTGGAAAACGACGTTCATGTAGTAGGTGTTTCTTCATTGGCTGCCGGACATAAGACACTGATCCCGCAGATTATTGAAGAATTAAAGAAATTAGGTCGTGAAGATATTTTAGTTATCGCTGGTGGTGTTATCCCCGCTCAAGACTATGACTTCTTATACAAGGCAGGTGTTGTAGCAATCTTCGGCCCCGGAACTTCTGTTGCCAAAGCAGCTGTTCAGATTATGAACATTTTACTGGACGAAGAGGAATAA
- a CDS encoding RagB/SusD family nutrient uptake outer membrane protein: MRSIKNITLGLATVGVMFLSGCAGDYLDTIPSTSVSETTINTSLDNLYIALNGIHKEMVSQESGYQCLGGEPGFMMSRDAEADDMNWQTNTWMKAAYLGWQCNMNETNGYNYKFWQIYYQWILNANKILAGLEEVEITSQELFDQIKGEALCIRAWAHFNLVQLYAKRYEAGKDNTQDGIPYREKAVAEEQARNSVEDVYAKINNDLDEACILLSGIKVNDVNHYSEMVAWGLKARVALTMQDYNNAAVYAGKSISLAEAGGHQLMTGSQLNCGFANITTDTKEAMYAAMTPDDKTVYFYSYYAYMSWNFNSSAIRQGVKCINVDAYETMSETDLRRAWWDPTGEASVPSSSYAKNAYQNRKFTARSTADAVGDVAFMRLAEMYLTQAEALARAGKDSEAQTVFTKFQITRDPSYVSKGNTGDALAEEIMNSRRVELWGEGFRFYDLKRLHLSIKRGSNFDIAFCTFLEKDKDAQGWVWEIPKIETDFNSLCTKNY; this comes from the coding sequence ATGAGATCAATTAAAAATATAACATTAGGATTAGCGACAGTTGGAGTAATGTTCTTATCTGGTTGTGCCGGTGATTATCTGGATACTATTCCCTCTACCTCTGTTTCAGAGACGACAATAAACACCTCGTTGGACAATCTTTATATAGCATTGAATGGAATTCATAAAGAGATGGTTTCTCAGGAAAGTGGATATCAGTGTTTGGGCGGTGAACCCGGTTTTATGATGTCACGTGATGCAGAGGCTGATGATATGAATTGGCAGACAAATACATGGATGAAGGCGGCCTATTTAGGATGGCAATGCAATATGAATGAAACGAATGGTTATAATTATAAGTTCTGGCAGATTTATTATCAATGGATTCTGAATGCCAATAAAATTTTGGCGGGTTTGGAGGAAGTTGAAATAACTAGCCAGGAATTGTTTGACCAGATAAAGGGAGAAGCCTTATGTATCCGTGCTTGGGCTCATTTTAATTTGGTCCAGCTTTATGCAAAACGTTATGAAGCCGGCAAGGATAATACACAGGATGGAATTCCTTATCGTGAAAAAGCTGTGGCCGAAGAGCAGGCACGTAATTCCGTAGAAGATGTTTATGCTAAAATCAATAATGATTTGGATGAGGCTTGTATACTTTTGAGTGGAATAAAAGTAAATGATGTCAATCATTATAGCGAGATGGTGGCATGGGGATTGAAGGCACGTGTAGCATTGACCATGCAAGATTATAATAATGCGGCGGTTTATGCAGGGAAGTCTATTTCTTTAGCTGAAGCAGGTGGTCACCAGTTGATGACTGGCAGTCAGTTGAATTGTGGGTTTGCCAATATTACGACGGACACTAAAGAAGCGATGTATGCTGCAATGACTCCCGATGATAAGACTGTTTATTTTTATTCTTATTATGCATATATGTCATGGAACTTTAACTCCAGTGCCATTCGTCAGGGAGTGAAGTGCATAAATGTGGATGCTTATGAAACGATGTCTGAAACAGACTTACGGCGTGCGTGGTGGGATCCGACTGGGGAAGCATCTGTTCCGTCATCAAGTTATGCAAAGAATGCTTATCAAAACCGTAAGTTTACTGCCCGTTCTACAGCCGATGCTGTAGGTGATGTCGCATTTATGCGTTTGGCAGAAATGTATCTCACCCAGGCTGAAGCTTTAGCTCGTGCAGGAAAAGATAGTGAGGCGCAGACTGTGTTTACTAAATTCCAGATAACCCGCGATCCCTCTTATGTCTCGAAAGGTAATACTGGTGATGCTTTGGCAGAGGAAATTATGAATAGTCGCCGGGTGGAATTATGGGGTGAAGGTTTTCGTTTTTATGATTTGAAACGTTTGCATTTGTCTATTAAACGTGGATCAAATTTTGATATAGCTTTCTGTACTTTCCTTGAAAAGGATAAAGATGCACAAGGTTGGGTGTGGGAGATACCTAAAATTGAAACAGACTTTAATTCACTTTGTACGAAGAACTATTAA
- a CDS encoding SusC/RagA family TonB-linked outer membrane protein, with translation MKKRVLFTLTCLFLWTGMAMAQVSRITGVVVSAEDNEPIVGASVLVKGTTLGTITDMNGRYSINNVPVNAKSLVISFVGMKTQELAIKGGEQRVVMQSDTELIDEVVVVAYGTQKKSSFTGAASTVGAKSIEKRAITNVTAALEGNASGVQVTAATGQPGESSSIRIRGFGSVNASNAPLYVVDGTIYNGSIGDINPADIESMTILKDAASTSLYGSSAGNGVILITTKKGKESGGTGVNLTINQGWSNRAYKDYKKVGIYDYYPLQWEMLKNSYITSGKDVATAASLATSKIGSTLKYNPFVGVADDAIVGTDGKLNSSADALKWGDDLDWEDAAFKTGYRQEYNLSYNTKTEKSDTYASVGYLNDDGYMIKTDFERYSGRLNYNVYPTKWFKTGLNLGVTRTVSNYSTSDSGNSSSYSNLTRFIRTMAPIYPVHKHDLETGAYLDANGKATTDPGEYIYDYEGTRLSNNGRDAIAETEFNQRELVRVNQTGHTYLTLTPVEGLNLTANYSINNIDYRRKVYENPYVGDGTAGPGRLNQMSTRTLTQTFNQLITYNKSIGNHNFDVLLGHENYSYKYEYLYGMKTQETVSGMYEFGNFVNISSLSSYTNTYKKEGYFGRINYDYAHKYYASLSYRHDGSSRFAKENRWGDFWSFGAGWRISEEAFMKDVKWVNNLKLRASYGETGNDNILDSDGDPDYYPYQTLYGLGYKNGSEAGAYFTVIANPSLKWETQISTDIALEFGLFDCLTGTIEYFKKDSKDLLFDVSQPASVGVTSIIQNIGKVTNSGVEIELDYNAFKNKDWSVSVGANATFVKNKIKNLPATMKENGYISGSKKWLEGKSIYEFWLRQWHGVDPQTGDGLYVADVSKYNQGNIGTGDGNITQSQFDEYKKTVVTIDGKELTNSYTYAKYDFSGSSIPDVFGGFNVRVSYKNFDLAAVFSYQLGGQVLDTNYATMMSMTEFGYAQSPDLLKAWKQAGDITEVPRIDNSAAHTTNIGQSYSTRWLTSSDYLNLRSVTIGYQFPKAWLSKVMLKSARLNLTAENLFMLKARQGLNPMANYSGVTYNEYMPSRNITLGLNVSF, from the coding sequence ATGAAAAAGAGAGTTTTGTTTACGTTGACTTGTCTATTCCTATGGACAGGTATGGCAATGGCTCAGGTATCCCGAATTACTGGAGTTGTAGTTTCGGCAGAAGACAATGAGCCGATTGTCGGAGCTTCGGTTCTTGTGAAAGGTACTACCCTTGGAACTATTACCGATATGAATGGCCGGTATAGTATAAACAATGTTCCGGTCAATGCAAAATCTTTGGTAATATCGTTTGTCGGTATGAAAACACAAGAATTGGCTATAAAGGGTGGTGAGCAAAGAGTAGTGATGCAAAGTGATACAGAATTGATTGATGAGGTCGTTGTAGTAGCTTATGGTACACAGAAAAAATCATCTTTTACCGGAGCTGCTTCCACAGTAGGGGCCAAATCCATAGAGAAACGTGCTATCACTAATGTTACAGCTGCATTGGAAGGGAATGCTTCCGGAGTTCAGGTGACTGCTGCCACCGGACAACCTGGTGAATCTTCTTCTATCCGTATTCGTGGGTTTGGCTCAGTCAATGCATCCAATGCTCCTTTATATGTAGTGGACGGAACTATATATAATGGTAGCATAGGTGATATTAATCCTGCAGATATTGAGTCTATGACTATATTGAAAGATGCGGCATCTACTTCTTTGTATGGTTCAAGTGCGGGTAATGGTGTTATCTTGATTACTACTAAAAAAGGTAAAGAGTCAGGTGGAACAGGAGTAAACTTGACTATTAACCAAGGATGGTCAAACAGGGCTTATAAAGATTATAAAAAGGTGGGAATTTATGATTACTATCCTTTACAATGGGAGATGTTGAAGAATTCCTATATTACATCTGGTAAAGATGTCGCAACGGCGGCCTCATTGGCAACATCTAAAATTGGAAGTACGTTGAAATATAATCCTTTTGTTGGTGTCGCAGATGATGCCATTGTCGGAACTGATGGAAAGCTGAATTCTTCAGCCGATGCATTGAAGTGGGGAGATGATTTGGATTGGGAAGATGCAGCTTTCAAGACCGGCTATCGTCAGGAATATAATTTGAGTTATAATACAAAAACAGAAAAAAGTGATACTTATGCTTCTGTTGGTTATTTAAATGACGATGGTTATATGATTAAGACTGACTTTGAACGTTATTCTGGTCGTTTGAATTATAATGTGTACCCTACTAAATGGTTCAAGACTGGTTTGAATTTGGGAGTAACTCGTACGGTATCCAATTATTCAACTTCAGATTCGGGAAATTCGAGTTCATATAGTAACCTTACACGTTTTATTCGTACCATGGCTCCTATATATCCCGTTCATAAACATGATTTGGAAACCGGTGCTTATTTGGATGCTAATGGTAAGGCAACTACTGATCCGGGTGAATATATTTATGATTATGAAGGAACTCGCTTGTCGAATAATGGACGTGATGCGATAGCTGAAACAGAGTTCAATCAACGTGAACTAGTGCGTGTTAATCAGACTGGACATACTTATCTCACTTTGACTCCGGTTGAAGGGTTGAACCTTACAGCCAATTACTCTATCAATAATATTGATTATCGTCGTAAAGTCTATGAAAATCCTTATGTGGGCGATGGTACTGCAGGACCGGGCCGTTTGAACCAGATGTCTACCCGGACGCTGACTCAGACCTTTAATCAATTGATAACTTATAACAAGTCTATCGGAAATCATAACTTTGACGTTCTTTTAGGACATGAAAACTATTCTTATAAGTATGAGTATTTATATGGTATGAAGACTCAGGAAACAGTTTCGGGTATGTATGAATTTGGTAATTTCGTAAATATCAGTTCACTTAGCTCCTATACAAATACCTATAAAAAGGAAGGTTACTTTGGCCGTATCAATTATGATTATGCTCATAAATACTACGCTTCACTTTCTTATCGCCATGATGGTTCCTCGCGTTTTGCAAAAGAGAACCGTTGGGGGGATTTCTGGTCGTTCGGAGCAGGCTGGAGAATTAGTGAAGAGGCATTTATGAAGGATGTGAAATGGGTGAATAACTTGAAATTACGTGCTTCTTACGGTGAAACAGGTAATGATAATATATTGGATAGTGATGGTGATCCTGATTATTATCCTTATCAGACCTTATATGGTTTGGGATATAAAAATGGTTCAGAAGCTGGAGCCTACTTCACGGTGATAGCCAATCCCTCATTGAAATGGGAAACACAAATATCTACGGATATTGCTCTTGAATTTGGTTTGTTTGACTGTTTGACGGGTACTATTGAATATTTTAAGAAAGATTCCAAGGATTTGTTGTTTGATGTTTCTCAGCCCGCTTCTGTCGGAGTAACATCCATTATACAGAATATTGGTAAGGTCACTAATTCAGGAGTGGAAATAGAGTTGGATTATAATGCATTTAAAAATAAAGACTGGAGTGTATCTGTTGGGGCCAATGCTACTTTTGTGAAGAATAAGATAAAGAACCTGCCGGCTACAATGAAAGAAAATGGATATATCAGTGGTTCTAAAAAGTGGTTGGAAGGAAAGTCCATTTATGAATTCTGGCTTCGTCAATGGCATGGGGTAGACCCTCAGACCGGTGATGGTTTATATGTGGCTGATGTAAGTAAATATAATCAAGGGAATATTGGAACAGGGGATGGAAACATTACACAGAGCCAGTTTGATGAGTATAAAAAAACAGTAGTGACTATTGATGGTAAGGAATTGACCAATTCGTATACTTATGCTAAATACGACTTCAGTGGTTCTTCTATTCCTGATGTGTTTGGTGGGTTTAATGTCAGAGTAAGTTATAAGAACTTTGATTTGGCTGCTGTATTCTCTTACCAGTTGGGCGGTCAGGTTTTGGATACTAATTATGCTACCATGATGAGTATGACTGAATTTGGTTATGCACAAAGTCCGGATTTGTTAAAAGCATGGAAACAGGCAGGGGATATTACTGAGGTTCCCCGCATAGACAATAGTGCAGCTCATACCACGAATATTGGTCAGTCTTATTCAACTCGTTGGCTTACCAGTTCGGATTATCTTAATTTAAGATCTGTCACTATTGGCTATCAGTTCCCAAAAGCTTGGTTGAGCAAAGTGATGCTTAAGAGCGCCCGTTTGAATCTGACTGCGGAAAACCTGTTCATGTTGAAAGCCCGTCAGGGATTGAATCCGATGGCTAATTATTCCGGTGTAACTTATAATGAATATATGCCGTCCCGTAATATCACGTTAGGGCTTAATGTTTCATTCTAA
- a CDS encoding YkvA family protein, which produces MKMKKNLIDYELLWEKITDYVKATSRTTARPVLLLYYVLRSPETPSSDKMLIVAALSYLVLPIDLISAKRLPIIGWIDEAVSLVYAYKKVCRYVTPEIESEVDNVLERWFPEGKYELIEE; this is translated from the coding sequence ATGAAAATGAAAAAAAACTTGATTGATTATGAGCTCCTGTGGGAGAAAATTACGGATTACGTAAAGGCCACCAGTAGAACGACTGCTCGTCCTGTACTTCTATTATATTATGTATTGCGAAGCCCCGAAACTCCCTCTTCGGATAAAATGTTGATTGTGGCGGCACTTTCGTATTTGGTATTGCCGATTGATTTGATTTCGGCTAAGCGGTTACCAATTATCGGCTGGATTGATGAAGCGGTATCTTTGGTTTATGCTTATAAAAAGGTGTGCCGCTATGTGACTCCTGAGATTGAATCAGAAGTGGATAATGTACTGGAACGCTGGTTTCCGGAAGGAAAGTACGAATTGATAGAAGAATAA